The genomic interval TCGCACCGGTGACAGCCTGGATCTCGCCGCCTTCCTTGCTGACTGCGAGGGCGCCGCCTGCGCCCCTGCCCACAAACTGCGAGAGGAACTCGGGTTTGGTGATGTTGGTCCCGAGTCCCGGGGTCTCGCTCTGGGACAGGACCTGGATGCCCGAGACCCCCAGCCTGCTGTCGATTCCTATCAGGAGGCCCACCTTGCCGCCGTAGCCCGAGGTTTCAACCATGGCGACGACCCCATCGACCTGTCCACCGGTGGAACCAGTGTACACAGTCTTCACCCCGGCGAACTTGGGATCGGTCCTGACCGGAGCGAGCTCATCCTCATCGAGCTGACGGAAGTCTTCGGCCGAGGGAAGGACCGCCTTCATGGATTGTGCTACTTCCTTGGCCTTGCGCTCCTCGATCACCGCGGACGTCACCTTGTGGACGTAGGCGAGCGAACCTCCCGAGACCGCGGCGATCACCATGAGGACCAGACCCAGCTTGAGTATGTCACGCACGCGCCTTCACCTCCCCGAACCGTCTCGGCCGCGCGAGTCTGTCTATGAGCGGGACGGCGGCGTTCATGATCAGTATTGAGTAAGCGACGCCCTCTGGGTACCCCCCGAACAGCCGGATCAGTGAGGTCAGGATCCCGCACCCAACCCCGAAAACAATCTGCCCTTTCGAGTTGATCGGGGATGTCACGTAGTCCGTCGCCATGAAGAACGCACCCAGTATGAGCCCGCCGCTCAGGATGTGAAAGAGTGGGTCCTGCCCGTACAGTGTGGTTATGACCGCCACCGTGAGGATATACGAAAGCGGGATTCTGAGCGAGATATGCCCGCGCCAGAGCAGGTAGACCGCCCCGATGAGCAGGGCTATTGCCGACGTCTCCCCCAGCGACCCCGCAGTGTTCCCCAAGAACAGGGGCCAGTAAAACCGAGACAGCGTGGACGCCCCGATCTCGCCCGCTTTGAGGAGCGACAGCGGTGTGGCCGTGGACATCGCGTCGAACCCACGCACCCACGCCCCTGAGGTCGCCGGCCATATGAACCCGGTCGCGGCCAGAGCCGGCCACGCCGCAGCGGCGAAGGCCCGGCCGGCGAGCGCCGGGTTGAACACGTTGTGCCCGAGCCCTCCGAACAGAAGCTTGACCACACCAATGGA from Bacillota bacterium carries:
- a CDS encoding RnfABCDGE type electron transport complex subunit G, yielding MRDILKLGLVLMVIAAVSGGSLAYVHKVTSAVIEERKAKEVAQSMKAVLPSAEDFRQLDEDELAPVRTDPKFAGVKTVYTGSTGGQVDGVVAMVETSGYGGKVGLLIGIDSRLGVSGIQVLSQSETPGLGTNITKPEFLSQFVGRGAGGALAVSKEGGEIQAVTGATISSKAVVAGVNVVRELAIALDVAGGAKR
- a CDS encoding RnfABCDGE type electron transport complex subunit D, translated to MNNPMLVVSPAPHIRAKVDTPAIMRDVIVALAPAALVGVYFFGARALASVIAGMVGCVGAEAAIERLTNRPITTRDGSAAVTGLLLALVLPPTVPVWITLLSAVFSIGVVKLLFGGLGHNVFNPALAGRAFAAAAWPALAATGFIWPATSGAWVRGFDAMSTATPLSLLKAGEIGASTLSRFYWPLFLGNTAGSLGETSAIALLIGAVYLLWRGHISLRIPLSYILTVAVITTLYGQDPLFHILSGGLILGAFFMATDYVTSPINSKGQIVFGVGCGILTSLIRLFGGYPEGVAYSILIMNAAVPLIDRLARPRRFGEVKARA